One Brassica oleracea var. oleracea cultivar TO1000 chromosome C7, BOL, whole genome shotgun sequence genomic window carries:
- the LOC106306911 gene encoding zinc finger protein CONSTANS-LIKE 4: QIERERDSREKRKEKSREREKWRLSSATHANRRRRRCTAVQTRRFYASAATRRSTRRTSSRRDTRACGCAKCASKRQPTSRARRTRLLSASRATETSTPPTPWRAATHAAVNFLDDCYFSDLDGNASREEEDEAASWLLPNPKTKTALAAAAEAVPGDSPEMNTGQQYLFPDLDLDCGTFDPKVESQEQNSSGTDGVVPVENRTVKVAAVNENCYELDFTGGSKGLTYGYNSISHSVSSSSLEVGVVPDGGSVADVSYPYGGAATSVTDPGTQRAVPLTAAEREARVMRYREKRKNRKFEKTIRYASRKAYAEMRPRIKGRFAKRTDTSESNDVVVGHGGIFSGFGLVPTF, translated from the exons CAAATAGAGAGAGAGAGAGATAGCAGAGAGAAGAGAAAAGAGAAAAGTAGAGAGAGAGAGAAATGGCGTCTAAGCTCTGCGACTCATGCAAATCGGCGACGGCGGCGTTGTACTGCCGTCCAGACGCGGCGTTTCTATGCCTCAGCTGCGACTCGAAGGTCCACGCGGCGAACAAGCTCGCGTCGAGACACGCGCGCGTGTGGATGTGCGAAGTGTGCGAGCAAGCGCCAGCCCACGTCACGTGCAAGGCGGACGCGGCTGCTCTCTGCGTCACGTGCGACCGAGACATCCACTCCGCCAACCCCTTGGCGCGCCGCCACGCACGCCGCCGTGAACTTTCTCGACGACTGTTACTTCTCCGATCTAGACGGGAACGCTAGCCGCGAGGAAGAGGACGAGGCTGCTTCGTGGCTGCTTCCGAATCCGAAGACGAAGACGGCGCTGGCTGCGGCGGCTGAGGCGGTGCCGGGAGATAGCCCGGAGATGAACACGGGTCAGCAGTACCTGTTCCCGGATCTGGATCTAGATTGCGGGACTTTTGATCCTAAGGTGGAGTCGCAGGAGCAGAACAGCTCCGGCACCGACGGCGTAGTTCCGGTGGAGAATCGAACGGTTAAGGTAGCGGCGGTGAACGAGAACTGCTACGAACTTGACTTCACCGGAGGATCCAAAGGCTTGACTTACGGTTACAACTCCATCAGCCACAGC GTATCGTCATCCTCATTGGAAGTGGGAGTGGTGCCAGATGGCGGCTCTGTGGCCGACGTTTCATACCCTTACGGTGGTGCTGCAACCAGTGTAACCGATCCGGGAACTCAGAGGGCAGTGCCGCTAACGGCAGCGGAGAGAGAGGCGAGAGTAATGAGGTACAGAGAGAAGAGGAAGAACAGGAAGTTCGAGAAGACAATAAGGTATGCTTCGAGGAAAGCGTATGCGGAGATGAGGCCGAGGATCAAGGGAAGGTTTGCGAAGCGGACGGATACGAGTGAGAGCAACGACGTGGTTGTTGGTCATGGCGGTATATTTAGCGGGTTTGGACTTGTACCTACATTTTAG